ATCCATGGGTAGCTGTGTATTTAAAGTGTGTGGGCATCAGTAGCTGGAGATGGAAGCAATGAGTTGATTTGGGAATGGGGTGCACTGATCAACAGAATGCATGTAGAACAGAACACGTTGTGGCGATGTCGTGCtgagcttgtttttattttgttgtaaccGTCATTGGTTGTtcctcagtctgtctgtgtttttcctcttccGCTGCGATCAAAAAATGTATGGAAGCCTATTTCtgccaagaaaagaaaaataatacatttaaagttGGGCGTGATATTAATTCAAAATTTGGACTTAAACTtacttaaattttaaaatgttcttttttctcagttttgaCCAAAGTTTCATGTTGTTGCGTATTTTCATTTAGGCTCGACTGTCTCATAATTTTGATGGAGTATTTCATATTGTTGAACCACTGTCATTATTTTGGCATACAGTTACTTTCCATGAGTATATTTTCCCCTGGCAGTAATGGGCTTCCATAGAAAGGACTCTGTTGTGGTTGCAGAGTTCTTCCTGCACCTGAACTGGTTCTGCCAGATGTGGGCAGTGGTGAGGAGCAGGCTGGAGTTGgatatttgttgttttcttgGATACTAACACGGGTCTTTTGTATGTGATAGCCCCCCCTTCCCCCCCCTCCCCGATTATATTAAACCATTATATTGTGGTGCTATATATATTtgataaaaatgacttaatgtATTGGGATTACTATTGTCTGAAAATAATTGTGCATTGAGAGGGTTATGGTGCAAAATTTATTTTGgatacaaatgaaaaaaaaaatctatgttaATAATTATAAATCTATTGATATTAACACTGACCCCTGAGGTACATTATTAGATTGCAGTTTAAAGTTTGTACATCTTTTTGATAGTGTATACCATTTTCCTTTCATATGGTAAATTTGTGCTGTGATCAAGCTTTGATAGACTTTGTAAATAAAGCCAAATGTTTGGATCATAATATTGGTTGTAATGGATGGCTTCTTTGTTTACAAGCATTGCAAACTGTTTCCGCATGGCTGTGAAAGTTTATCTGGTGATTTTTGTAAGATCTGACTtttacactgaataaaaaaaaaaaaaggcttatgACTTCAAACGCTGTGGAAATCCTTTGTCAGAGTTTCAGCACTTGAGTTTTTCAAGGGCACGTCGTCCTTTGAGCACAGGCAGCCTGGCTCTAATCCAGGCGGTACGTGGCAAAGGCGTTAACCTGAGCTCCTTCACACGATCAGACTTCCTGGATCAGGGGCAGTGCACACTTGATTCATCCTGATTTGAAGCTTTTTCAGTCCTCCAGTCATAATGCTCACACTTTGACATTACCAAGTGTTGTGTTGTCTGCTAACACATTTCTCTGAGTTTGATGGCTTTGTTGGTTATGACCATACCACTGACTTCCTCTTGCCCCAGAGTAACCGTTGGGTCCTGAAGCACAATAACGCACAGATGCTCACTTTGTAGTACCACTGAACTGATCTGCAGTTGAGCCAGATGCTCTTGCAGAAGAAGTCACGTTACTGGTTTGCTGGAAATCTTTGACAATATTACTGCTGAGTGGATTTGGCTGCACTCTCAGACCAACCTCTCTCATTTATAGACTATGTTTTATGACATGATCATGATGTCATGGTCAGTTATAGCTGCTCTGATCTCATGTTAGATCAGTTAGACTTAAGAACAGATCATATGAGTTTCAGCACAGTAAACATGCTCTTCTCTTTCAACATTGCattttgttgttaatgtgcttaAATCAGGCTCAAGCCACACACTGGATGAtttagactcaacttgacaaaataaaaagacttgcaacttaacttggactttaacaccaatgaatcatgacttcacttggactaaaaccttttaatttgaaaatacttgataccttcccccaatCCCAAAGgttaagtatttttttgttttgtttttttaaatgtgtgaccTGGTTGTTCTTTTCTATTTTTAGtacctttttgtattttttgcatGACTACCTTTggtacttttaatacttttgaCAGCAGGACACTTACTTGTAACAGTATTTCTAGTCTGTGGTGTACATTTACTTACTTTCGATGTGAGTACCTCTTGCACCACTGCCTGTATGTACCAAAGTTACTGATTGCAGTCATTCTTCATGCTGGCTATGAAAAGATCATTTTCTAGTCTCCTGGACTACAGTGAGGACTGTAGAACTGGACTCTCCATGACCACACTGAGATTGAGGGACTAACTCTCGTCCTCATTTTGTGTAAATCCTCAGGAGAGGTCAAATGAGGCCAATGTGAGGCTTCAGCCGATATATCAGAAATCCCCACTATATGTCGACTGACAAAAGAAAGGGGATAGATGGATAGTGTAGTGtgccataaaaagtcataatatagtatagtgcaaaaaaaattaatagtttagtgccatgaaaaaattatcatagtatcgtatgtcctaaaaaatgtcatagcatagtatatttaaaaaaaaagtcatagtatagtatgtcctaaaaaatcatactatagtatgccataaaaatatcatatagtatgtaattaaaaaagtcTTTACATAGTTTGCTGTTAACAAAAAACcccaagacaaaacaaaacaaaaacaaaataaaacatatcaaccgaaaaaaggtaataaaaaatgtaatcgtatagtatgtcataaaaacatggTATGCCATAAAATATACCATAAAGAGTGCAATGGTTAAATATGTCCTGAAAAAGTCTTAGTATCATATGCCATAAAAATATAATAGTATACTATGCCATAAAATtatcatagcatagtatgccatacaaaaaaatcatagtataggaAGTCCTGAAAAATGCCATAGAAAATGTCTTGGTATTGTATGTCACTGAATATGCCATAAAATATGTAAtggtatagtatgccataaaatatATCATAAAAAGAGTAATAGTtaagtgtgtcataaaaaagtcatttaaaaaaaagtatattatGCCATGAAAAATCTTCATAAATCAATCACGAGTCTAAGCATAGTGTGCCGTTAAAAAACTGTTATAAAATCTTGgcatagtatgccataaaatatgccatgaaaaatgtaatagtttagtatgtcataaaatgtgtacaagtatagtatgtcagaaaGTCTTAGCATAGTCtgccataaaaagtcatagtatggcatgtcataaaaaattattaaaatgtagTAAACATCATAGAATTGTACGCTATTAACTAAAATTACCACCTCGCCTTTGTATACCTTTACACACCAGTCATGATGCACttagtttacattcatgtctgtaaaaacatggatgtatcactcacatcttccccccagcagcacatAGAATctacagtccctgacaaaagttTTGTCGCTTATCCtagttgtaggaacaacaaatGATAACctgacttgtagttgatcaattggGATCAGAAATagcttatatgaaaggcaaaggcctttagattatgcttattataccaaaataaagttgtgtatcattcattgagttttatcatttaattaggacagaaaggtcagatcttgcttggacaaaaATCTTGTCGTGTCTTTAAAcgattcaaccaatcacagattagagctccacctgtgacaaatactgtaattaaCACATTCCCAGATGTGTATAAAAAGAACCCCAGCACACCAGACCTTCATGTGAAGTGCAACCTGACCGCTGACAACATGCCAAAGATTCAACCACAGACCAAAGTGCTGATCATCAAGAGCCTGAAGACCAAGTCTGCTGCTGAGGTGGCAGACATCTTCAGTGTATCCAAACGTCAAGTGGAGAGGATAAAAAAAGGATTTGAAGAAACTGGTGACGTTCATGACAAGCCCACGTCAGGCAGACCCCGTAACACAACTGTTAGAGAGGACCATTTGTTGCTTCAgcagtccagggccagcccttttTCAACTGCAGCAGAGCTACATCAGAACTGGTCACCAGAAACCCCTGTATCTACCAGAACAGTTTGTCGAATTCTCTCACACAATGGTCTCCATGGCTGAATTACTGCTCACAAACCAGCAttaaacagaagacaacaaaagaatTGTGTTGCATTTGCCAAGGCCCACAGCTTGCAGAAAGGATGGACAGTGGAAAAGTGGCAGAAGGTTGATTTTTCTGATGAATCATCCATTGAACTGCATCCCAATCGCCGCAAATACTGCAGAAGACCTGTTGGAACCCGCATGGACCCAAGATTCACccagaaaacagtcaagtttggtggaggaaaaatcatggtttggggttACATCCAGTATGGGGGTGTGCGAGAGACCTGCAGAGTGGATGGCAACATCAACAGCCTGAAGTATCAAGAGGTTCTCGCTGCCCATTACATTCCAAACCACAAGAGAGGGCAAATTCTTCAGCAGGATTGTGCTCCTTCTCATACTTCAGCCTCCACATCAAAGTTCCTGAAAGTGAAGAAGGTCAAGGTGCTCCAGGATTGGCCAGCCCAATCACCAGACATGAACATTATTGAGCATGTCTGGGGtaagatgaaggaggaggcttGGAAGATGAAACCAAAGAATCTTGATGAACTCTGGGAGTCCTGCAAGActgcttttttttgccattcCAGATGACTTCATCAATAAGTTATTTGAGTCATTGCCGAGACATATGGATGCAGTCCTCCAAGCTCATGGGAGTCATACACGATATTAATTCTTTTTCCCAAGGCACCATGACTTTAtgttctgatgttattggagcatgtttgtgtattcaaaataaagtatcatttctacagtacattatttttgtatgcgacaagacttttgtccaagcaagatctgacctttctgtcctaattaaatgataaaactcaGTGAATGatgcacaactttattttggtataataagcataatctagaggcctttgcctttcatataagccACATAagctcttctgttcctgagttatgacattaagtaatggccagaaaagtgttaaATGCAGAACATGTTACAGTGAAGGTGACCTATGACCCTTTGgatataaaaaaatcatctcATCACTGCATCCTGGACATTTGTgacagtgtcacacaaaaacatggcaaaaacatgttttggaaggtcacagtgactttgaccttcaATCACCAAATTGTTCTCAGGTCAttcttgagtcaaagtggacatttgtgccaaatttgaacatATTACCTCAACATATTCTGGAGATACTGTGTTCAAGAATGACATGAGGGTCACaataaccttgacctttgatcatcAAAATCAAATCTGGTCATCACTTAGTTAAAGTGGGTTTGAAGAAATTTGAAGATATACCCTGCTGCGATCATGAGAATACAATGGATGGCTGTATGGACAACTTGAAAACATAATGGCTCCAGCCATGGCTATCGCTGATGCACaggcttaaaaaataaaacctgtaGTCATGGTCATTTGCCAGCCAGctgatgtcatcacatcacAAAGCAGACCTGAAAGCAAACCACCTAATCTCAGATTAAGGCTCCCTTCAATCCTGCCTGGGAGCTGATATGAACCACCACATTATGAATGTATCATTAACTAATCCCCCTCCCTTGGAGTTCAGCAGGTCACCAAAGGATCATATGTACATCAGCGCTGTGTGTAATCTGACCAATGAATGAAGAGCAGATTGGTATTGTGTGAATTTTATTGGAAAGCAGATCACCTttaacaaaacagacagtcaaAGACAGTTTCAAGTCATTAACTGTACAATCAAGGAATGAATGGAATGTTCCTAAAGGAATGGATTCAGACTAGACAAAGACCTCAGCAAAAACCAGGTCCAAGAACAGTATGATGATGGGTAGAGGTCAAGAGGGAATGTGACGACTGAAAGACGTGAAGAACTTCACATCAGTTCTTCTACTCTTCAGGCTATTGAtggacaaaaacaggaaatcTGAGGCAAAAGTTTCACTGGGTCACCAGCTTGAGGACTGCTGCAGGGCAGAGTGCTCAGTAGAGCCATTCGTAGGCACAGCTGGTGTAGGTGACCAGCTCGTCGTCTGTAAACCACAGGGAAATCTCCTTGTTGGCACTCTCCACTGAGTCACTGCCATGGATGATGTTCCTGTGAAAAGGACAAGAGCAAAAGTGAGAAAAAGAGCAACGTAAAGAATCAGAGACAAGTCAGTGTAAATAAACTTTATATAGCAAGGAGTTCTGTCAGGGTTACTGACTGCTGTTGGCAGACTTGAGTTTCGGGCTCCTCAGAGGTCAAATAAATTACTCACTTGCTGACGTCGATGCAGAAGTCTCCTCTGATGGTTCCGGGCTTTGAATCAGCGGGGTTTGTCTCACCCAGCATCACTCTACCCGTCTTCACAACACCTTTGCCTTCCCACACCTGGAATACATCACAACAGAGGGATTATGGGAGATGAAGCCAGCTGCTTCGTAGCTCTTCTGGAGTAGTCCTTCCAATTAACACACTCCTCTTAACAGCGGACAGACTGTGGGTATTATTTTCCATAACAACCAGGCAGCAGAGCTGGTTCCATAACTCTGGGTTTAATACATACTGGTTCAACAGACACACACCATACAGTCTTATACAATCTGTTGTCTCTTCTTACCATGGCAACCACTGGACCAGAGCTCATGTACTTGATGAGGGTAGGGAAGAATGGCCTGTCCTTGAGGTCGATGTAGTGCTCGTTCAGGAGTTTCTCAGAGGCCTGCAGAAGGAAGACGAGAGACAGGTGTTAGGTATTGGACATATTCACTGACCAAAACTTAATTTCATCTGCTTCAGCAGGTCAGACTGCTTAATTCTTCCCGTGTCACTGCAGTGTACTCTAAATATGTGCCAGGGCATGATTAAGTGTTTAAATCATGAGCACTCTGCTAACCATTTTTAATCAAACATTTTCAGGCTTTTACTGTTTTCCTTACTCAATAGATGATCCAGTGTTTATCATGCCTGGATTTGCTGTTTGGGCAATGTCATCCCAAAAGCACTGGCAGCTACTCTGACAAGTCGTGTTGAGGACTGAAACCTGGTGCCAATATtgcactggttcctgtacaaaTGGTAGCTACCAACCTCATCCCAATGCAGATTTCAGTGCCTCATTTTGGTGTCAGATTGAGTGCAGTTGAGAGAGCGAGCTAGAGATGCAGGGAAAGTGAAAGAGAAAGTGTGTGCGTCTGAGAATAATGTGTGACAGTGAGGCTGCAGTGGTTTGAAGCCGCTTTGAATGCCACTTTACGCATTATCGGCCAGCACCATCTTAGACTGTTGaagccaaaagtgaccatatttggatgagagggtggagtctGAGGATCTGGTGTGGGTCTGACTCAGACTGCAGTGACACtgagcctgtcactcaaagaggcCTGCACTTAATTTTGCATAACATTAAGccttaaaacataaaatgtgtgaagtatagaaaaaaaaaattcacccagGCTGTAAACCTGTTAATTTCTGCtgcaaagttgggcattttaacatgggggtctatagaTATTGACTCgttcttggagccagcctcaattGGCCATTAGCAGAACTGCAGATTTTGGAACTTGACTTCATTCTCCAGGCACCTGACAGTGACGGGGGTTAGCCCCGAAGTTAGCGAGCAAAGTGAGCTTCCCCATTGGAACCTGACCATCCTCAGTAAAGGTGGACTGTTAAGGTGGACCAGCTATTCTCATTGTAGTGACAATCTCAGCCAAAATCTTAAAGAAACACCTGCCTAGCGCAAAACGCTGGTAGATTTTTCCATTTGGCGAGTTAATCTTGGAGGGCTATCCACCACACTGGCAGGTCAATGTTAATACCAAAATAGTCGTGTAATAAAAAACAGAGAGTCTATCGTGTTTTGGCATTATTGTTGGAGTTTGACACACAAACGCACTACAGACGTGTATTCTTACATTACACAATATAAGGCCTAGACTTGTACACTGCATCACTGCTTACCAGAGGGAACTCACCAACATGCTGAGGCTGTGATTATGAGATGTTCAATATATCAAAACAATGTGCTTCACATTTTGCTTGGCCTCTTCTTAAAGTCTGTATCAGCAAAACACTATCATCACTATGAAATTTGATAAAAACGAAATGTACCATGTGACAGGTTAATGGGTTCATCCTCATCTCTACCATTAGAGTCAAGTGCTCCCAGCACAGTTAAACCCACAGCCATGCCCTAGATAGAGTCATGATAGCTTTGAGGCCTTTACCGACTACAGTGATGTCCCCATTATGAAGTGCTCAGTAACCTTGCAGTGTGACACACTAAacaaaaagcctctgaagcagatCAAAGAAccacattgtgtttgtttacagctgGCATgacaactgcagtcacatggtTGGTACATCCCACTCTAATAATAAGGCTCTGGTCACACAAGTTGAATAACCAGAAATCCTGTAAGCAGACATCAGCCAGTCTGACACTGCAGAACAAAAAGGACCAACACCCAACTACCGCGGGCATATCTGCAAAAACCCAACTACTGCAGAAATATCAGCAACACTAGTAAAGGAAGTAAAACCTGACCAATTCAGTGAGCAAGGTCATTTGGTAAAATTCTTTCTGTTCTGATGTAAGGCAAT
The nucleotide sequence above comes from Epinephelus lanceolatus isolate andai-2023 chromosome 21, ASM4190304v1, whole genome shotgun sequence. Encoded proteins:
- the LOC117247550 gene encoding nucleoside diphosphate kinase A2-like, which encodes MAELKERTFIAIKPDGVQRGIIGEVIKRFEMKGFKLVGMKMLHASEKLLNEHYIDLKDRPFFPTLIKYMSSGPVVAMVWEGKGVVKTGRVMLGETNPADSKPGTIRGDFCIDVSKNIIHGSDSVESANKEISLWFTDDELVTYTSCAYEWLY